The following coding sequences lie in one Zingiber officinale cultivar Zhangliang chromosome 2B, Zo_v1.1, whole genome shotgun sequence genomic window:
- the LOC122046865 gene encoding uncharacterized protein LOC122046865 isoform X2, which translates to MKKSNEGTKLTVTTILGVIFGFFVGLSFQKFSSIRLHVIPDLSSTLEMAFIEDRRSYGTDFPASSKPRVNRTRSHQSDDPFKIYVESNPYGAELLPPGIVVAETDLYLRRLWGDPKQDLKTHPKYLVTFTAAFDQSKNVDMAVKKLSDDFTILLFHYDGRASDWEQFEWSKHAIHVSIKKQTKWWYAKRFLHPDVVAAYDYIFVWDDHIGIEHFNADKYLHLVKKYGLEISQPGIDPNEGLTWEMTKRRIHSDVHKETMEKPGWCTDPHLPPCAAFVEIVAPVFSRNAWRCVWHMIQNDLVHGWGLDFAFARCVEPAHEKIGVVDAQWISYQSGSIRDQRHVRERSMLEWSLFQARLAHADRAYVDPTVRG; encoded by the exons CTACACGTCATCCCTGATCTATCATCTACACTTGAAATGGCCTTCATTGAAGATAGAAGATCTTATGGAACAGATTTTCCTGCATCATCCAAACCCCGTGTAAATAGAACTAGGTCTCACCAATCAGATGATCCTTTCAAG ATTTATGTGGAATCAAACCCTTATGGTGCAGAGTTATTACCTCCTGGAATAGTTGTGGCAGAAACAGATCTTTATCTTCGCAGGTTATGGGGCGATCCAAAACAG GATTTAAAAACACATCCAAAATATCTGGTGACATTTACAGCTGCATTTGATCAATCAAAAAATGTTGACATGGCAGTCAAAAAG CTTTCTGATGATTTCACAATATTACTCTTCCATTATGATGGTCGAGCTAGTGATTGGGAACAATTTGAGTGGTCTAAGCATGCAATTCATGTCAGCATAAAGAAGCAAACTAAATG GTGGTATGCAAAGCGTTTTCTGCATCCAGATGTTGTAGCAGCTTATGATTACATATTTGTCTGGGATGACCACATTGGCATAGAACATTTCAATGCTGATAA ATACCTTCACTTGGTTAAAAAATATGGTTTGGAGATTTCTCAACCAGGCATAGATCCTAATGAAGGATTAACATGGGAGATGACCAAAAGGAGAATTCACAGTGATGTCCACAA aGAAACCATGGAGAAACCTGGTTGGTGTACTGATCCTCATTTGCCACCATGTGCTGC CTTTGTAGAAATTGTAGCTCCTGTCTTCTCGAGGAATGCTTGGCGTTGCGTTTGGCATATGATTCAG AATGATCTGGTTCACGGATGGGGACTGGACTTTGCATTTGCAAGATGTGTTGAG CCTGCTCATGAAAAGATTGGTGTAGTTGATGCCCAATGGATAAGCTATCAAAGTGGTTCTATCAGGGACCAA AGGCACGTAAGAGAGCGGTCCATGTTGGAGTGGTCACTGTTTCAAGCTCGCTTGGCACATGCTGACAGAGCATACGTCGATCCAACTGTAAGAGGATAG